In Rhodopirellula islandica, one DNA window encodes the following:
- a CDS encoding efflux RND transporter periplasmic adaptor subunit produces the protein MSVNQQTVEETKAQIRGLVNEIAALTKSGATASEFYPELLSKVITALAAAGGAVWLLDEDQQLRLQYQINAEPSILTEGTEDADRHNRLIRRAAASGQSLLVPPYSGTTDGDAEGNPTRYLLVLGALQHDGQKDGLIEIFQRPDTAPDTQRGYLRFLQQMCELAAEWLRSQKLRTLGDRQTLWQQADSFARAAHESLDLKETAAIVANEGRRLIGCDRVSVAIKKGGKCKVEAISGQDTIENRSNIVAALNLLATRVVAAGEPLWHDGSTEDLPPQIEEALEDYVDLSYGRNLAVLPLREPQRKLGHEAEMGAAGEVDRDDAHRGEVIGALIVEQIETDLPPEVFRQRCDLVYEHGTRAIANSQAHSNLFLMPVWRTLGRATWVLRARTLPKTLGVIGAIAALICGLIFIPMEFDLEADGTLKAEARREVFAGIDGEVREVLVDHNSIVAAGDPLVKMINPDIGIELEDLRGQIRTTMAELQRIRTQSRNRSQLKATERRAIELEEVEVQTKLEAQRAKLKLKEQRAEDLIIRSPIDGIVVSWEVEKMLLNRPIQTGQVLMEIADLSKPMYLEIEMPEKREGHLDQYIQDNNIQSLDVDYILASNPDEPLPAKLPIGNISLRAESNEEHGSVIKMRVLPDLTELSKVSPSPGTKLTADVKCGKRASGFVLLHEVFEWAYKFAF, from the coding sequence ATGTCGGTCAACCAACAAACGGTCGAAGAAACCAAAGCGCAGATCCGCGGTTTGGTCAACGAAATCGCAGCTCTTACCAAGAGTGGTGCCACCGCTTCGGAGTTTTATCCGGAGTTGCTTTCCAAGGTCATCACTGCGCTGGCTGCGGCCGGTGGTGCGGTGTGGTTGCTCGACGAAGATCAGCAACTTCGGTTGCAGTACCAGATCAACGCAGAGCCGTCGATTTTGACCGAGGGCACCGAAGACGCCGATCGCCACAATCGCTTGATCCGCCGCGCCGCTGCGTCGGGGCAATCATTGTTGGTGCCGCCCTACAGTGGCACCACCGACGGCGATGCCGAAGGCAACCCGACTCGCTACTTGCTGGTGCTCGGTGCTTTGCAGCACGACGGCCAAAAAGATGGCTTGATCGAAATCTTTCAACGCCCCGACACCGCTCCGGACACACAACGCGGCTACTTGCGGTTCCTGCAGCAGATGTGCGAGTTGGCTGCGGAATGGCTTCGCAGTCAAAAGCTGCGGACGCTCGGTGATCGTCAAACGCTTTGGCAGCAAGCCGACTCGTTTGCACGTGCCGCTCACGAATCATTGGACTTGAAAGAAACGGCTGCGATCGTCGCCAACGAAGGCCGGCGTTTGATCGGTTGCGACCGAGTCAGCGTGGCGATCAAAAAGGGCGGCAAGTGCAAGGTCGAAGCCATCAGCGGCCAAGACACAATCGAGAACCGCTCCAACATCGTTGCAGCATTGAATCTGCTGGCAACACGAGTTGTCGCGGCTGGGGAACCTTTGTGGCACGACGGGTCCACCGAAGATTTGCCACCGCAAATCGAAGAAGCTCTCGAAGACTACGTGGACCTTTCTTACGGCCGGAACTTGGCTGTCCTTCCGCTTCGCGAACCGCAGCGCAAACTCGGCCATGAAGCCGAGATGGGTGCTGCCGGCGAAGTGGATCGCGATGACGCTCACCGTGGCGAAGTCATTGGGGCATTGATTGTCGAACAGATTGAAACGGATCTTCCTCCGGAAGTCTTCCGCCAGCGTTGTGACTTGGTTTATGAGCACGGCACCCGCGCAATCGCCAACTCGCAAGCTCACTCGAACCTGTTCTTGATGCCCGTGTGGCGAACACTCGGCCGAGCCACTTGGGTTCTACGAGCACGGACACTGCCCAAGACACTCGGCGTGATCGGCGCAATCGCGGCTCTGATTTGTGGGCTGATCTTCATTCCGATGGAGTTCGACCTCGAGGCCGACGGCACACTCAAAGCCGAAGCTCGCCGCGAAGTCTTCGCGGGCATCGACGGCGAAGTTCGGGAAGTGCTGGTCGATCACAACTCGATCGTCGCTGCGGGCGATCCCTTGGTGAAGATGATCAACCCCGACATCGGCATTGAACTGGAAGACCTTCGCGGTCAAATCCGAACCACGATGGCGGAACTGCAGCGCATTCGGACTCAGTCTCGCAATCGATCTCAGTTGAAGGCCACCGAGCGGCGTGCAATCGAACTGGAAGAGGTGGAGGTTCAAACCAAGCTGGAAGCGCAGCGTGCCAAATTGAAATTGAAGGAACAGCGTGCGGAGGATTTGATCATTCGTTCGCCGATCGATGGCATCGTGGTTTCTTGGGAAGTCGAAAAGATGCTGCTCAACCGCCCCATTCAAACGGGGCAGGTGCTGATGGAAATCGCTGACCTTTCCAAGCCCATGTATCTCGAAATCGAGATGCCTGAGAAACGCGAAGGTCACCTGGACCAATACATCCAAGACAACAACATCCAGTCATTGGACGTCGACTACATCCTGGCGTCCAACCCGGACGAACCGTTGCCCGCCAAGTTGCCCATCGGGAATATTTCGCTGCGAGCGGAATCCAATGAAGAACATGGCTCGGTCATCAAAATGCGAGTGCTGCCAGACCTCACCGAACTGAGCAAGGTGTCTCCGAGTCCCGGGACCAAGCTGACCGCCGACGTCAAATGCGGCAAACGAGCCAGTGGGTTTGTGTTGCTGCACGAAGTCTTTGAGTGGGCTTACAAGTTCGCTTTCTGA